Proteins encoded in a region of the Synechococcus sp. BIOS-U3-1 genome:
- the psbA gene encoding photosystem II q(b) protein, which translates to MTTTIQQRSGANGWQQFCEWVTSTNNRLYVGWFGVLMIPTLLAATTCFIVAFIAAPPVDIDGIREPVAGSLIYGNNIISGAVVPSSNAIGLHFYPIWEAASLDEWLYNGGPYQLVVFHFLIGIFCYMGREWELSYRLGMRPWICVAYSAPVAAASAVFLVYPFGQGSFSDGMPLGISGTFNFMLVFQAEHNILMHPFHMLGVAGVFGGSLFSAMHGSLVTSSLVRETTESESQNYGYKFGQEEETYNIVAAHGYFGRLIFQYASFNNSRSLHFFLAAWPVVGIWFTALGVSTMAFNLNGFNFNQSILDGQGRVLNTWADVLNRANLGMEVMHERNAHNFPLDLAAAESTPVALQAPAIG; encoded by the coding sequence ATGACCACCACCATTCAGCAGCGCTCCGGCGCTAACGGCTGGCAGCAGTTCTGCGAGTGGGTCACCTCCACCAACAACCGCCTCTATGTGGGCTGGTTCGGTGTGCTGATGATCCCCACCCTGCTGGCTGCCACCACCTGCTTCATCGTTGCGTTCATCGCAGCACCCCCCGTCGACATCGACGGCATCCGTGAGCCCGTTGCTGGCTCCCTGATCTACGGAAACAACATCATCTCTGGTGCTGTTGTTCCCTCCTCGAACGCCATCGGCCTTCACTTCTATCCCATCTGGGAAGCTGCTTCTCTTGATGAGTGGCTGTACAACGGCGGTCCTTACCAGCTGGTTGTCTTCCACTTCCTCATCGGCATCTTCTGCTACATGGGTCGCGAGTGGGAACTCTCCTACCGCCTCGGCATGCGCCCCTGGATCTGCGTTGCTTACAGCGCACCTGTGGCTGCTGCCTCCGCCGTGTTCCTGGTTTACCCCTTCGGTCAGGGTTCCTTCTCTGACGGCATGCCCCTGGGCATCTCCGGCACCTTCAACTTCATGTTGGTGTTCCAGGCCGAGCACAACATCCTGATGCACCCCTTCCACATGCTTGGTGTGGCTGGCGTCTTCGGTGGTTCACTGTTCTCCGCCATGCACGGTTCACTGGTGACCTCCTCCTTGGTTCGTGAAACAACCGAGAGCGAGTCCCAGAACTACGGCTACAAGTTCGGCCAAGAAGAAGAGACCTACAACATCGTGGCTGCCCACGGTTACTTCGGTCGCCTGATCTTCCAATACGCGTCGTTCAACAACAGCCGTAGCCTGCACTTCTTCCTGGCTGCCTGGCCTGTTGTCGGCATCTGGTTCACCGCCCTTGGCGTGTCAACCATGGCCTTCAACCTGAACGGTTTCAACTTCAACCAGTCCATCCTTGATGGTCAGGGCCGCGTCCTGAACACCTGGGCTGATGTGCTGAACCGCGCCAACCTCGGCATGGAAGTCATGCACGAGCGCAACGCTCACAACTTCCCCCTCGACCTGGCTGCTGCTGAGTCCACACCTGTGGCTCTGCAAGCACCTGCCATCGGTTGA
- a CDS encoding type III polyketide synthase, translating to MSLTLHGIGTAVPTQRLSQEEALEVARRINVESPDQARLMARIYQKTKVLNRGSVLLTNEADGGVNRKRLSFYGTESPGTAERMQAFAEHAGRLALEAARQAMNDSGLPASTITHLVTVSCTGFQSPGVDLFLIDKLGLSAAVQRTHVGFMGCHGALNGLRVAHAFAEMDPNAVVLLCAVELCSLHMSYGWHPERVVANALFADGAAAVVGSATPPSSGRDLVLQSSGSIVIPHSADLMHWEIGDHGFSMGLSPLVPETVGSALLPWLEDWLQDRAVDLSAIGSWAVHPGGPKILSTCAEALALDMTHLEESRAVLQDHGNMSSATILFILERLRKRSVAGPCLALAFGPGLSAEVALLDLQVAQFA from the coding sequence ATGTCACTGACACTCCATGGCATCGGTACTGCAGTGCCCACTCAGAGGTTGAGTCAGGAGGAAGCGCTGGAGGTTGCGCGTCGGATCAATGTCGAAAGTCCAGATCAGGCCAGGTTGATGGCTCGGATTTATCAAAAGACCAAGGTGCTCAACCGCGGCAGTGTGCTGCTTACAAATGAAGCCGATGGAGGCGTGAATCGGAAGCGTCTGAGTTTTTACGGCACGGAGAGTCCTGGCACGGCAGAGCGGATGCAGGCCTTTGCGGAGCACGCCGGCAGGCTTGCCCTGGAGGCGGCCCGTCAGGCAATGAATGACTCCGGCTTGCCGGCATCGACGATCACCCACCTTGTCACTGTCAGCTGCACGGGCTTTCAATCGCCTGGGGTCGATTTGTTCCTGATCGACAAGCTCGGACTTTCCGCAGCAGTGCAACGAACGCATGTTGGATTCATGGGCTGCCATGGAGCGCTCAACGGCTTACGTGTCGCCCATGCCTTTGCCGAGATGGACCCCAACGCTGTGGTTTTGCTCTGCGCCGTGGAGCTGTGCAGCCTGCATATGTCGTACGGCTGGCATCCCGAACGAGTCGTGGCCAATGCGTTGTTCGCCGATGGAGCAGCAGCCGTTGTCGGCTCCGCTACGCCGCCATCGTCTGGTCGGGACCTGGTACTGCAGAGCAGCGGTTCGATTGTGATTCCCCACAGTGCTGATCTCATGCACTGGGAGATAGGTGATCATGGTTTTTCCATGGGACTGTCGCCGCTGGTGCCGGAAACGGTGGGTTCCGCACTGCTTCCCTGGTTAGAGGATTGGCTTCAGGATCGGGCCGTTGATCTCTCGGCGATAGGCAGTTGGGCCGTGCACCCAGGCGGTCCGAAGATTCTCTCGACCTGCGCTGAGGCGTTAGCGCTGGATATGACGCATCTGGAGGAATCTAGAGCTGTTCTCCAGGATCACGGCAACATGTCTTCGGCGACGATCTTGTTCATTCTCGAACGCCTGCGTAAGCGATCTGTTGCGGGCCCTTGTCTTGCACTGGCGTTCGGTCCCGGTCTGAGCGCTGAGGTGGCACTTCTCGATCTTCAGGTTGCTCAGTTTGCATAA
- a CDS encoding NAD(P)/FAD-dependent oxidoreductase: MRNSWDVVVIGAGVAGGLAALACARRGLTVLLVEKRSFPRWKVCGCCFNANALAALAELGLPDLIRDQGGVPLDQVRLGWNSRTLNAGLPGGWALSRERFDQALVDAAEAAGATVRFQTAAAVEETFADARVVRLRPSGGASAERVRARIVLVAAGLQHQVLASSDQNKTWIAPESRIGAGCLINDDEIAYASGTIHMAIARRGYVGLVRREDGALNLAAAFDPSALRSAGGVSRAADQVLRQAGFAIPRALESSRWQLTPSLTRRAGVFAGERFLLLGDASGYVEPFTGEGMAWALAAGAAVAPFVEEAQGAWTADLELRWQKKLSDLTVSRQRLCRLLSTLLRQPLATAAVFRLGYHWPAIPERVISGLNRVAPNTAFSDPCH; the protein is encoded by the coding sequence ATGCGAAACAGTTGGGATGTCGTGGTGATTGGAGCTGGAGTTGCTGGTGGACTGGCCGCCCTCGCCTGTGCGCGTCGAGGTTTGACTGTCCTGCTCGTTGAAAAGCGCTCTTTTCCACGCTGGAAGGTTTGTGGTTGTTGCTTCAATGCCAATGCTTTGGCTGCCTTGGCTGAGTTGGGGTTACCGGACCTGATTCGTGATCAGGGAGGTGTTCCTCTTGATCAAGTCCGTCTCGGCTGGAACTCCAGGACACTTAATGCGGGGTTGCCAGGAGGCTGGGCACTCTCACGCGAGCGTTTTGATCAAGCGTTGGTCGATGCGGCTGAGGCGGCAGGAGCCACAGTGAGGTTCCAGACCGCTGCCGCTGTTGAGGAGACTTTCGCCGATGCACGAGTGGTGCGATTGCGTCCTTCTGGTGGTGCATCCGCTGAGAGGGTTCGGGCCCGTATTGTCCTTGTCGCAGCTGGTTTGCAACATCAGGTCTTGGCATCAAGCGACCAGAACAAGACCTGGATCGCTCCCGAATCAAGGATTGGAGCAGGTTGCCTGATTAATGACGACGAAATCGCTTACGCCAGCGGGACTATTCATATGGCTATCGCTCGGCGTGGTTATGTCGGCTTAGTGCGCCGTGAGGATGGTGCTCTCAATCTGGCAGCTGCTTTCGACCCCTCTGCGTTGAGGTCTGCAGGTGGAGTGTCTCGTGCGGCTGATCAGGTTCTACGCCAGGCCGGGTTCGCTATTCCTCGAGCTCTGGAATCATCACGCTGGCAATTGACTCCTTCCCTAACACGTCGTGCTGGAGTGTTTGCAGGTGAGCGCTTTCTGCTGCTCGGTGATGCTTCCGGTTATGTGGAACCTTTCACCGGTGAGGGCATGGCCTGGGCTCTTGCTGCAGGTGCGGCGGTGGCCCCTTTTGTGGAGGAGGCCCAGGGAGCATGGACCGCTGATCTTGAGCTGCGCTGGCAAAAGAAGTTGTCCGATCTGACGGTGAGTCGTCAGCGTCTCTGTCGTCTCTTATCGACGTTATTGCGGCAACCGCTCGCTACCGCCGCCGTGTTCAGGTTGGGATACCACTGGCCCGCAATCCCCGAGCGTGTCATCAGTGGCCTCAATCGGGTTGCTCCCAACACAGCTTTCTCTGATCCATGTCACTGA
- a CDS encoding class I SAM-dependent methyltransferase — protein MVPGQAPMLRDRKPEVMDQPGLDPAEHDRALRGLRRINAISRCVPGLFRHLEALALESPAESLSVLELACGGADTAIELAAQAQRRQLKMTVHACDLNPEAIRIARRNVARQNSNVELFVADALNPPEDRTFDVVYCTLFVHHLDPPEVVRLLSVMAARARRLVLVDDLIRSRLGYALAWAGTRLLSRSWVVHYDGPLSVQAAFTPSEILELAAQAGLHNPVLERNWPERYRLCWRPN, from the coding sequence ATGGTTCCAGGCCAGGCCCCGATGTTGCGAGATCGCAAGCCGGAGGTGATGGACCAACCTGGATTGGACCCAGCTGAACATGACCGGGCGCTTCGGGGTTTACGTCGCATCAATGCCATCAGCCGTTGCGTTCCAGGCTTGTTTCGGCATCTGGAGGCTCTGGCGCTGGAGTCTCCTGCAGAGTCTTTAAGTGTGCTGGAGCTGGCCTGTGGAGGAGCTGACACCGCCATCGAGCTGGCAGCACAGGCTCAACGACGTCAGCTAAAGATGACGGTTCACGCCTGTGACCTCAACCCAGAGGCGATTCGCATCGCCCGTCGCAATGTCGCCAGGCAGAACAGCAATGTCGAATTGTTTGTTGCTGATGCACTGAATCCACCTGAAGACAGAACGTTTGATGTGGTCTATTGCACTCTGTTCGTTCACCACCTCGATCCTCCGGAGGTGGTGCGACTGCTGTCCGTGATGGCTGCAAGGGCGCGTCGTCTTGTGCTGGTGGATGATCTGATCCGCAGCCGTCTGGGGTATGCACTTGCTTGGGCTGGAACCCGGTTGTTGAGCCGTTCTTGGGTGGTGCATTACGACGGACCACTCTCAGTTCAAGCGGCATTCACTCCCTCGGAGATCCTCGAACTCGCTGCCCAGGCTGGTTTGCACAATCCCGTGCTGGAGCGCAACTGGCCTGAGAGATATCGGCTTTGCTGGAGACCCAACTGA
- a CDS encoding sulfatase-like hydrolase/transferase, whose product MTGSVGNLAWKADTDRPNIVLMLADNIGFGDLGCYGSGGDLRGMPTPHLDDLAEKSLMLTQFFVEPGCTPSRAGLMTGRYSVRSGLNSIIVAGTPSTLQEGELTLAEICKENGYSTGMVGKWHLGEDAQSIPTKQGFDSYRLGILETTDATLYPQTMRRSGMSEEQIEAAQSHIWESNDDGSLRRVRPYDLEYRRHVESDIADAATSFIKEKSADDDPFFLYVGWSHVHYPEGAHSDFENRSSSGPYGDMLMEHDHRVGQVVAAVEAAGVRDNTIIIYLSDNGPVQNQVISTDFKGSSPGPFRGEVGDVLEGSLRVPGMVSWPGNIPARKSNEMVSIHDFVPTIAGMLGSKLPDDRAYDGVNQWTFFVGESEQSNRDHLISFIGGEIAAVRWKQWRLYPKQVIQSQTNPSSLGVCAYRVEGMGYPSIFHIERDPREEFNVVGTCAWVLGPYMKIVGNYLTSIKEHPNPPTFSMTSFPQ is encoded by the coding sequence ATGACAGGCTCCGTTGGAAATCTTGCCTGGAAAGCCGACACCGACCGCCCGAACATTGTTTTGATGTTGGCCGACAACATCGGCTTCGGAGACCTCGGCTGCTACGGCAGCGGCGGAGACCTCCGCGGTATGCCAACACCGCATCTCGATGATCTGGCGGAAAAGAGCCTGATGTTGACCCAGTTCTTCGTTGAGCCCGGCTGTACCCCGTCTCGGGCTGGATTGATGACCGGTCGATACAGCGTTCGGTCGGGACTCAACAGCATCATCGTCGCTGGAACACCCAGCACCCTGCAGGAAGGGGAGTTGACACTCGCGGAAATCTGCAAGGAGAACGGCTACTCCACAGGGATGGTTGGCAAATGGCATCTGGGTGAAGATGCGCAGAGCATTCCCACAAAGCAGGGATTCGATTCGTACCGCCTCGGCATTCTGGAAACGACAGACGCCACCCTCTATCCCCAGACCATGCGTCGCTCAGGGATGAGCGAAGAGCAGATCGAAGCAGCACAATCCCACATTTGGGAGTCGAATGATGACGGCAGTCTGCGCCGTGTTCGCCCTTATGACCTCGAGTATCGCCGTCACGTCGAAAGTGACATCGCCGATGCGGCAACGTCGTTTATCAAAGAGAAGTCTGCTGACGACGATCCTTTCTTTCTCTATGTCGGATGGTCCCACGTGCACTACCCGGAGGGAGCCCACAGCGATTTCGAGAATCGATCGTCATCCGGTCCCTACGGCGACATGCTCATGGAACACGACCACCGTGTAGGACAGGTTGTGGCCGCTGTTGAGGCGGCAGGAGTCCGAGATAACACGATCATCATCTACCTCTCCGACAACGGTCCGGTTCAGAACCAGGTGATCAGCACCGACTTCAAAGGCAGCTCGCCAGGACCCTTCCGGGGCGAAGTTGGCGACGTACTCGAGGGGTCCCTGCGTGTACCGGGAATGGTGTCATGGCCAGGCAATATTCCGGCGCGCAAGAGCAATGAAATGGTGTCAATTCACGATTTTGTGCCGACCATCGCAGGGATGCTGGGCTCCAAACTGCCGGACGATCGTGCTTACGATGGAGTTAATCAATGGACGTTCTTCGTTGGTGAAAGCGAGCAGTCGAATCGCGATCATCTGATCAGTTTCATCGGTGGTGAGATTGCAGCTGTGCGCTGGAAACAATGGCGTCTTTATCCCAAACAAGTGATCCAGTCGCAGACCAATCCCTCATCGCTCGGAGTCTGCGCCTATCGAGTTGAAGGAATGGGATACCCGTCAATCTTCCATATCGAGCGTGATCCCAGGGAGGAATTCAACGTGGTCGGAACATGTGCCTGGGTCTTGGGTCCATACATGAAAATCGTCGGCAATTATCTAACCTCCATTAAGGAGCATCCCAATCCTCCAACCTTCAGCATGACGTCGTTTCCGCAATGA
- a CDS encoding saccharopine dehydrogenase NADP-binding domain-containing protein produces MAGQGCRTKDAAHSLVACLARQPAVMVSSMTIDVLVIGGNGRVGASTVRWLHQLSLRRNASAPLRLAIGGRSRAHFEAVQNRLALPKLVFRSVDLETGFDSLVAVVRGVKLVVHTAGPFQGCTQPDLLRACIAAGVPYCDVCDEFALSRHAKELSSEAAAAGIPAVVSCGIWPGVSALMAIEAAQQLGGPESCERIELSFFTAGTGGAGPTIVSATFLLLATKVLTYLDGSLTLKEPWTERRVVDFGSGVGRHACFLLDNPDVPTTVEALAVANCASRFGTAPGVWNSLFAAMKLLPSDWLFNRSAMQGLALFSMPFIRVVDKLVGATNAIRVDAFRKGDASSGMPAQVTLRCVHADLEDCVGQATAAFALELLRGRSGLSSAEQTIPAGVWYPAELQAKARSNILNVASEKALIWEI; encoded by the coding sequence ATGGCGGGCCAAGGATGCCGCACCAAGGATGCCGCTCATTCATTAGTGGCTTGTCTTGCTCGGCAGCCAGCTGTGATGGTGTCGTCAATGACGATTGATGTGCTCGTGATCGGTGGCAATGGGCGCGTTGGTGCCTCAACAGTGCGTTGGCTCCATCAGCTCTCTCTCCGTCGCAACGCGAGTGCGCCACTCAGGCTTGCCATCGGCGGTCGCAGCAGGGCCCATTTTGAGGCCGTACAGAATCGTCTCGCCCTCCCGAAGCTCGTTTTTAGGTCAGTGGATCTCGAGACTGGTTTCGACTCGCTCGTCGCCGTCGTCCGTGGCGTCAAGCTGGTTGTGCATACGGCCGGACCGTTCCAGGGTTGTACGCAACCTGATCTACTCAGGGCTTGCATCGCAGCAGGGGTTCCGTATTGCGATGTTTGCGATGAATTTGCCCTCAGTCGCCATGCCAAGGAGCTCTCGAGTGAAGCTGCCGCTGCTGGGATCCCTGCGGTGGTCTCCTGTGGCATCTGGCCCGGAGTCAGCGCACTGATGGCTATCGAGGCAGCACAACAGCTTGGAGGTCCAGAGAGCTGTGAACGCATCGAGCTGAGCTTTTTCACAGCCGGAACCGGTGGTGCCGGGCCCACCATCGTGAGTGCCACCTTTCTGCTTCTGGCCACCAAAGTGTTGACCTATTTGGATGGCAGTCTCACGCTCAAAGAGCCCTGGACTGAGCGTCGGGTCGTTGACTTTGGTTCAGGTGTGGGCAGGCACGCCTGCTTCCTGCTCGACAACCCCGATGTGCCGACCACTGTTGAAGCATTGGCTGTTGCTAATTGCGCTTCGCGTTTCGGCACTGCGCCGGGTGTCTGGAACAGTTTGTTCGCGGCCATGAAACTGCTGCCGAGCGATTGGCTGTTCAATCGCTCAGCGATGCAGGGCCTGGCGTTGTTTTCGATGCCCTTCATCAGGGTGGTCGACAAGCTTGTCGGAGCCACCAATGCCATCCGTGTTGATGCTTTCAGGAAGGGTGATGCCAGCTCAGGAATGCCTGCTCAGGTCACCCTGCGCTGTGTGCATGCGGATCTCGAAGATTGTGTGGGTCAGGCCACAGCGGCATTCGCATTGGAGCTGTTGCGGGGGCGTTCAGGACTCTCGTCCGCAGAGCAGACCATCCCCGCAGGTGTCTGGTACCCGGCCGAGCTGCAGGCGAAGGCACGCAGCAACATTCTCAACGTGGCCAGTGAGAAGGCTCTGATCTGGGAGATCTGA
- a CDS encoding efflux RND transporter permease subunit, translating into MFNNLLNDILRWSIARRWLVLISCLLISLLGVINVLQMPLDVFPPFAPPQVEIQTVAPGLAPEQVERQISEPIEAAVNGLRGVDLVRSASKPGLSMVQVVFDDSASLERARLAVSERLQRVRMQLPESAEAPAISPLLSPLGTILQYAFTLPENASLEQTLQLRSIVQRTYEHSLLAIAGVAQVTIYGGDSPQTELQLDLKALQDQDVALNELLEAAGNAQFNGRGGVQISGGQERLILSDHAITNADDITRSVVRAGDGRAIPLGLVAEVRSGAALRRGEASLNGRPAVVLMINKQPDVDTPQLTRAVEDTMRRLQSSLPADVSVTQTFRQSKFIEIAIRNVSESLLLGVLIVAVVLLLFLMNWRTALIALSAIPLSLLVGLLLMRGFGLHLNTMTLGGLVVAIGSVVDDAIVDMENCYRGLRRNRLQAQPLNPLEVVFNTSVEVRKPVLFSTLIIVVVFAPIFTLSGVEGRIFMPMGIAYVLSIVASTAVALTLSPALCALLLSRAPLPAGASWVESSVQRVYKPLLELVLRSPRRVLVLAVSVVIATLLILPSLGRVFLPEFREQSLVNSMVLYPGVSLEMTSRAGRLLSKQLQSSDDVEWVQVRAGRAPGDADGAGVNIAHVDLELSDQAMRDRPAAIARIREAFVGLPGVAPNVGGFISHRMDEVLSGVRSAIAIKIAGPDLQELSDLGGQVRDAVAEVSGVVDLQLEPQLPVPQIQLQIDREAALREGVRVAALARATEVALHGTAVGNTTSSGAQVPLVVTLPTEQQGDLQALQELPIRTASGALKPLGDFVTFEQTSGPYEVNREDVSRRIVVSANVAGRPLGPVVNDIRRRVEQSVKLPSGYTLRYGGQFESEQRASRSLVLYSLLAAVVIAAVMVVAVRSLPATVAILLNLPLALVGGLVAVLLSGSVLSVASLIGFITLFGVAVRNGLLLVDNYNRRHQRGESLKELIRAGTIERLNAILMTALTSSLGMLPLALAFGAGNEILQPLAIVVLGGLITSTLLTLVMIPALYARFGSRLLADAID; encoded by the coding sequence ATGTTCAACAATCTGCTGAATGACATTCTGCGCTGGTCAATCGCCCGCAGATGGCTAGTTCTGATCAGCTGCTTGCTGATCAGCCTCCTTGGCGTGATCAATGTTCTGCAGATGCCACTGGATGTGTTCCCGCCCTTTGCACCGCCTCAGGTCGAAATTCAGACCGTCGCACCCGGTTTGGCACCTGAACAGGTCGAGCGTCAGATCAGTGAGCCGATCGAGGCGGCTGTGAACGGTTTGAGAGGGGTTGATCTGGTTCGATCCGCGTCCAAACCTGGTCTGTCGATGGTGCAGGTGGTGTTTGATGATTCGGCCAGCTTGGAGCGTGCCCGGCTGGCGGTGTCGGAACGTTTGCAGCGAGTTCGGATGCAGCTTCCCGAATCGGCGGAGGCTCCGGCAATTTCGCCGTTGCTTTCACCTCTGGGAACGATTCTTCAATACGCATTCACGCTTCCGGAGAACGCTTCGCTCGAGCAGACCTTGCAACTGCGCAGCATCGTGCAGCGCACCTATGAACACTCACTGCTTGCCATTGCTGGAGTGGCGCAGGTCACGATCTATGGGGGGGACAGTCCTCAGACCGAGTTGCAGCTTGATCTCAAGGCTCTGCAGGATCAGGATGTCGCCTTGAATGAGCTGCTTGAAGCCGCTGGTAATGCTCAGTTCAATGGTCGCGGTGGGGTGCAGATTTCTGGTGGTCAGGAACGTCTCATCCTCAGCGACCATGCCATCACTAATGCCGATGACATCACGCGTTCCGTTGTGCGTGCGGGTGATGGCCGTGCCATTCCCCTGGGATTGGTTGCAGAGGTGAGATCCGGAGCAGCGCTGCGTCGTGGCGAGGCCAGCCTCAACGGACGACCGGCTGTTGTGCTGATGATCAACAAACAGCCTGATGTGGATACGCCTCAGCTGACACGCGCTGTTGAAGACACCATGCGCCGTCTTCAGTCGTCGCTTCCTGCAGATGTCTCGGTCACTCAGACCTTCCGTCAGTCGAAGTTTATCGAGATTGCCATCCGCAATGTCAGTGAATCGCTCCTGCTTGGAGTGTTGATTGTTGCCGTAGTGCTTCTGCTGTTTTTGATGAACTGGCGTACAGCCTTGATCGCTCTCAGCGCCATTCCACTCTCCCTGCTCGTTGGGCTGTTATTGATGCGTGGGTTCGGCCTTCACCTCAACACGATGACTCTCGGTGGTCTGGTGGTGGCAATTGGTTCCGTTGTCGACGATGCCATCGTCGATATGGAGAACTGTTATCGGGGGCTGCGTCGCAATCGACTTCAGGCCCAGCCGTTGAATCCGCTTGAGGTGGTGTTCAACACCTCGGTGGAAGTGCGAAAACCCGTGCTGTTCTCCACTTTGATCATCGTTGTGGTGTTCGCACCGATCTTCACCCTTAGTGGTGTGGAGGGGCGCATTTTCATGCCGATGGGAATCGCCTATGTGCTGTCGATTGTTGCCTCAACAGCTGTTGCGCTCACCTTGTCACCGGCCCTTTGCGCCTTGCTACTGAGTCGTGCTCCTCTGCCTGCAGGTGCGTCATGGGTGGAATCCAGTGTTCAACGTGTTTACAAACCGCTGCTTGAGCTTGTCCTGCGATCCCCACGTCGGGTTTTGGTGCTGGCGGTGTCTGTGGTGATTGCCACCTTGTTGATTCTTCCCAGTCTCGGCCGAGTTTTCCTGCCTGAATTCCGGGAGCAGTCACTGGTGAACTCCATGGTGCTTTACCCCGGTGTTTCTCTAGAGATGACCAGCCGTGCCGGTCGACTTCTCTCCAAACAGCTCCAGTCCAGCGACGATGTGGAGTGGGTGCAGGTGAGAGCTGGTCGTGCACCAGGCGATGCCGATGGTGCTGGAGTGAACATTGCCCACGTGGATCTTGAGCTGAGTGATCAGGCGATGAGGGATCGTCCTGCTGCGATCGCGCGCATCCGTGAAGCTTTTGTTGGCCTGCCTGGTGTGGCCCCCAATGTGGGTGGATTCATCTCCCATCGGATGGATGAGGTGCTGTCAGGGGTACGCAGTGCTATCGCGATCAAAATCGCCGGTCCTGATCTGCAGGAGCTGAGCGATCTCGGCGGGCAGGTTCGCGATGCTGTTGCCGAGGTCTCCGGAGTGGTCGATCTGCAGCTGGAGCCACAGTTACCGGTACCTCAGATCCAACTTCAGATCGATCGCGAGGCGGCACTGCGTGAGGGAGTCCGCGTCGCAGCACTGGCACGGGCAACTGAGGTGGCCCTGCATGGAACGGCCGTTGGCAATACGACATCCTCCGGCGCTCAGGTTCCTCTGGTCGTCACCCTTCCCACTGAGCAGCAGGGCGACCTGCAGGCGTTGCAGGAGCTGCCGATCCGAACGGCATCTGGGGCATTGAAGCCACTCGGTGATTTCGTGACCTTCGAACAGACGTCGGGTCCCTACGAGGTCAATCGCGAAGATGTCTCCAGGCGGATCGTCGTCTCAGCCAATGTCGCCGGTCGCCCGCTAGGGCCGGTGGTCAATGACATCCGCCGCCGCGTAGAGCAGTCGGTGAAACTGCCCTCTGGCTATACCCTGCGCTACGGGGGTCAGTTTGAGTCTGAACAGCGTGCCAGCCGTTCTCTGGTGCTCTACAGCTTGCTGGCCGCTGTTGTCATCGCTGCAGTGATGGTGGTGGCTGTCCGGTCTCTGCCGGCGACGGTTGCCATCCTGCTCAATCTGCCGCTTGCGCTGGTTGGAGGCCTTGTTGCCGTACTGCTCAGTGGCAGCGTGCTCTCTGTGGCATCGCTGATCGGATTCATCACTCTATTTGGCGTGGCAGTCCGTAATGGTCTTTTGCTGGTTGATAACTACAACCGACGTCATCAGAGGGGAGAGAGTTTGAAGGAATTGATCCGGGCCGGCACCATCGAGCGTCTCAACGCGATCCTGATGACCGCCCTCACCTCATCGCTAGGGATGTTGCCTTTGGCTCTGGCCTTCGGTGCCGGCAACGAGATTCTGCAGCCGCTTGCAATTGTTGTGCTGGGTGGTCTGATCACCTCAACGCTGCTCACGCTTGTGATGATCCCTGCTCTTTATGCACGTTTTGGCTCAAGACTGCTTGCTGATGCAATCGATTGA
- a CDS encoding efflux RND transporter periplasmic adaptor subunit: MRALALMCMAALAGISGFSTAPVLAHAGHGDEFVQTGAVGQVQANPNRDQLLGIVSEKPKVEANGQLSVPNVAIVKANGEPYVFVFSGTTYDPVVIKLGSVSVDRTVVLKGVTADEQIVVSGALSIFAESQKNKR; this comes from the coding sequence ATGCGCGCTCTCGCTTTGATGTGTATGGCAGCCCTGGCCGGTATCAGCGGTTTCTCTACGGCTCCAGTGTTGGCTCACGCCGGTCATGGCGATGAATTTGTCCAGACCGGTGCCGTGGGCCAGGTGCAGGCCAACCCCAACCGCGATCAGTTGCTCGGAATCGTCTCTGAAAAGCCCAAGGTCGAGGCCAACGGTCAGTTGAGTGTGCCGAACGTTGCCATTGTCAAGGCGAATGGAGAGCCCTATGTCTTCGTTTTCAGTGGAACCACCTACGACCCGGTTGTCATCAAACTCGGTTCCGTTTCTGTTGATCGCACGGTGGTTCTCAAGGGTGTAACGGCAGACGAGCAGATTGTCGTCTCCGGTGCTTTGTCGATCTTCGCCGAATCGCAGAAGAACAAACGTTGA
- a CDS encoding DUF3721 domain-containing protein, giving the protein MPGSARAHSKGLYATEAEARQRAEQIGCNAVHENNGRWMPCANERELHQQLRKQ; this is encoded by the coding sequence ATGCCTGGCTCTGCACGAGCCCACAGCAAAGGCCTCTACGCAACAGAAGCCGAAGCACGCCAACGTGCTGAACAGATCGGCTGCAACGCTGTGCATGAAAACAACGGTCGCTGGATGCCCTGCGCAAATGAGCGTGAACTGCATCAACAGCTGCGCAAGCAATGA